In Deltaproteobacteria bacterium, the genomic window TCAAGAGCGTGGCAAAGAGATGAAAAAAAACCTCGAGGTGGCTTCCGTCGCTCCGGCGCAGCGGTAAACTTATTTCGGTAATCTTACTTTGGTAGGTCTGTGTATCCGCCCCAGCAGTGTAGACCGGTTTCGTCCAATGCGCAGAACAAACTGCCGCGACCCAAAATCGAGGTTGTGTTTTGCAGCGAGGGCGGCTGACCAGTTCGGTCAAAATCTCGCCCCCAGCATTCAACATTGCCCGCTTCCAAAGTCACGCACGTGAGGCTCGAGCCAAGTGCGAAATCTTTTACGCGACCAGGTTGTTCGAGGCCTTGGGGAACCTCCAGTTGAAGATTTGCTAGATCGCCCCAGCACGCAAATCCAAAATCATCGAGGAGACAACCGTGGGAGGTCGCAAGCAGAAGTTTCTTCGGATTCGATACATTCGTCGGTGGAGGAAAACCTTGGTAGCTGTCGCCCCAGCAGGTCAGTCCCTCATCAGAAATCGCGCAGGCTCGATCTTCGCTGATGGCGACTTTCACGGGATTGGAAAATTCAAACGGAGGATTATTGAGATTGGCGTTATATGAAAAACATTTTACGGAATCAAAACCATGCGCCGATGACCGCTGTACTCCGATGACGCAAAGAGCCTCTCCGATGCTTGATACAGAAACCGCTTTCACACTTTTAAATTCGATCTTTCCGCTACGGCCACGGCATTCGATTCCACCCGAGTTCCAAAAACATTTGTTGTAACCGCCAAACTCGATTCTGACCCGATCTGGCTTAGGCAATGTCGCGCTGTCGATATAGGTCAATCTGCATTCCACTTGCCCCGATTGAAGAAGTCCGCACGGTGCATAGCCAGAGCCAAAAATCATGTTCACGGGCTCTCGGAACTCCACCGGGGTCAAACTTGAGTTCCACCACGTCCAGCAGGTGACAGATCCGTTTTTCAAACTCACGCAGCCGGATGAATCTGAAGCCCATGCATCTTGAACTTCGGCGTTGGGCTCTGCAAATTCTTTTGGAATTGTGGAGTCTTGATAGTCCATTATTTCACCGGTGCTCGGTTTAGCACAGACGAAGCGCATATCCTTCGTCAAAGCACAAAGCACATCCCTCCGCGGAAGCCACGACTGCGCCGACATTACTTCGACGGCGGTATCAACCCCAATATCCGGCTTCGCTGCTTCTTCGCTCCAGCACTTGGATTCAGTCAATGATCGCGCGCAAATAAAGTTATCACCAACTGCGATTTCCAATGGCTTTACAATTTCCATCTTTTTTGGCCATGCCCAAGGCCGATATTCCGCTAGGCACTCGATCAAATTGCCATCTGCCCAACAAACATAATCGTTGTGAACTCCTATGGCCTGTATTTCGGCTTTAGGTCTTTTGATAAGCTCTTTCGGGCGAATTTGCCAGTAAGGCATAATGCAATGAAGTGCCGAAGTTTTTAAATTCACCGAACATGCATTTGAAGTACTGAGGCGAACTGAATTTGGCTTTGCGCTTTCTAGAAACTTCCGAAATAAAAGATCGAAGGAGGTGCCATTGATAGATCCCGCCGGCATCTTCCAGCACTGCCAGCCATCGGCGTCTTTTCCGCATCCGAACACTTCATTCTGGTGGGCAGCGGTGAGATTGCCGACTGGATCTGGAATCCATGTTGCGGTTTCCTCGCTCTTTAAGCAGGCCGTTTTCCCGGCCGCCGTGACGCCGCAAACTTCATCGTAGTTAAGTGACTCGAGACGGATGAACTCGGTGCTCGCGGCATCGGCAGAAGCGGTGGAAAATAACAAAGCAGACATGCTGAGTGCTGCCGCCTTTACCCAAAATAACTTCTTCAAATGTGCCCCCTCGGTCGAAACTGCTGCCGAGGGGAAGGCCTCCGAGTGAATCAAAAAAACTATTGATTCAACGAGTCCTCGCGCTGTCCCCAGCAAGTGACGCCCTCATCGGAAGACGCACAAGTCGTGTTCCCGCTAACGGCAATCGAGATAGGATTTGTAAGGTTCGGAACGTCCAATTGTCCAGAGCTGTTAGACCCCCAGCATTGAACTTGATTGTCCCGCGTCAGAACGCAGATATGCGAATCGCCAAGTGCAAAATCCTGAATGGAATCAATGTCTCCGAGGCTCTGCGGGACAAGAAGCTTGCGACTTTCAAGATCCCAGCCCCAGCAAAGAAATCCGAACTGATCTTTTGCGCAGGCAAATTCTCTTGAAAATAGGACTTTTTGGACTGAACTGAGGTTGGGCATCGGTTCACCGCCGATTGGCATTCCCCAACACGCAATGTTTTGTCCGCCATATAAGCAAATCGAACCAGACGTCGCTACGATTTTATCCATCTCTGGTTCCAAGACAGATGCTTGGCTGCCGAGCGCTTCCTGGCTACCAAAACATCTAACAGAGCGAACGCCACCTTGGTTTTCAAAAATGATGCACGGATGATCATCACCCTCAGTTTTGCTTGCTGAAATAACTTTTCTGATATCAGAAAAATTCGTGTCGGTATTTAGGTCCGAACAGTGAAACCGAGTGTCATTCCAACGGCAACTTCCTGCCGATCGAATTTCCGAACCATCCTCTGGAAGCGGGGATGGGCGATGGTAATTGTTCGTTACGCAGTGAACTCGGTGGGCGCGGTCGATGCCGCAAACGGACTCGCTTGTCACTTTGAAGTCGACAACGTCCTTCATGAAGGGAATTTCTGTCACTGAACTGTAGATCAAGCATGAGAACTCGGATTCCCCGGTGGCTACATTTTCTGTTAGAGCGCAAAGCCGGTCGTTGTCCACGCCAAATTTTTTGATGCGTAGCCCGGGCTTCTTGTAGTCCTCAGGAACTGCATCCGTGACGGTGTCTTTTATTGAATCATAGCGAACGCAAAGTGGTTGTTCGGACTCGCTGTGCGCGCAGTAGCCGTCGTAGCCAAAAGTTGAAAGCTGAGTGGCTTTCGTCCATTCGTTTCCGAGGGAAAAATATTTTGCATCCGCGAGTTCTCGCCCATGAGAGCAGCTGAGACCGGCATCGGAAAGGACGCAAAGTGAATTCCATTGTCCGGTTATTTGCCGCGCTCCGCGGAACGGTCCCCTTGGAAAAACGACTCTAGGAGTGACTGGTAGGTCTGGCTCAATATTTTTAAATGGCGTGCAGTTGATCGCGTCACCGTCGAGAGCACACAGTTCGTTATCAAGGATTTGGAAGTCGCGAAGATCGGAATAAGGGCCGTAGGTTTCCATAGGAGGGCGATAAGAAACATAGCGGTTGCCACCGGGAACTAATTCCCAGCGCTGAAGCTCTGGCTGGTAGCAGTGGATGGTTAAGTCTTTTTGAGGAACACAGACCCGTTCGCTACTGAAGCGCGCCCGGTCGTACAAGCCACTTTCTAGGATTTTTTGGATCGGCTTTTCGAACTCACCCTCAGTTTGCCAGCACCGTACGCCGCGTTCATCGACGCCGCAAAAGTGGGGGCCACCTGCGACGAAAGATTTCAGCTTCGAGACCGAGTCTCCCGAGTACTGTGATCTAGAATCGGAGCCGGCGCAGAGTCGTGTTTTTCCATCCAATGTTTTGCCACAGACACTTCTGGAGGTCAGCGAGTCGATCAAAATGGGGGTCTTTAGCACGACGGAGTAGGGCTTGGCGGAAATGCCCGCATCGACTTCATTTGCAGCGCCAGGAGTTGCAAACACGGTCAGTGCAAGAACCGATGAAAGGACAATTGTCGACAAACGTAAAAAATGAACCACGCGGTCCTCCTGGTCGACCCAAGGCATTGGGTTGTGCACCGCATATAAGCCGGAGTCTTGGGGTGTGACAATGTGGGATGCCGTTTGCGAGCATTGGGGTGGAATCTCTTCAAGGAGTTCACACATTGACGGAGCAAACTGCGAAAAGAAACCAACACCAAGTCACCGTGATTCTGTGGGCGGCACTAATAACGAGTGTCTTTTTGTACTTAGGACTGACGTTCGTGATTCCAAGGAACTCCGATCGCCCGGTGCAATTTGCTCAGCCAATGAACGGGAAAATGGCCGAATCATCTGCTGAATCAACGTCCGATGAATCACCATCATCGGGTGAAGACGGAGCGTCCCTTGAAGGTGATCCGATCCTGGGGATCCTTTACCCCTTTGGGCTTGCGATGGCGCTTGCGGGACTGGCGGTTGGCCATGCCCGGTCACTATGGAAAGATGCCGGAACCGCGAAGATGCTGAATATTTTGTCACTCGCATTTTGTGAATCCTGCGCCCTGTTGGGATTAGTGATCTTCATGCTTGGGAAAGGCGATGCCACCGAGCCGCGGTCGATGATGATAATGGCCATCGTTTGTATGGCGACGCTGTTCCCGACTCCGAAGCGAATGCGCCTCGCGTAATTGAATTGCTGAAGTCAATTTGGCTCCGAATAGGTTTGGCCCCCGAATTGCCCTCGTTGAACGGGCGCGATGAAAATCGCGAAGTCATGCGGAAGTTAAGAGCCGCTTCGACACCATCAACATCCTAAGGGGGGTATTCCATGATGATCTTAAAGACGATGCTTTCGGTTCTAGCATTAGGTTTGGCAGCGCAAGCTGCAGAGGCTCAAGTTTCTGGAGGTCTTCGTCCAGGACGAGATCCCATTTTTGAGCCCGGTCATCCAGGGGGAGGCGGGCCTTTTCGACCTGGACATGGTGGCGGCTATCGGCCAGCACCGGTCACCGAATCTGTTCGCATGACAATCGGTCGTCAATACTCTGGATTCACGCGTTTAAACCTTTCACAACTTTTGTCCGTTGCCGTTCAAGGGCGTGAAGTTCAAGACCTCACTGTCACAATGAGCGCACAAGGCGGTCGGTCGCACGCAATCCTGATGGAAAACGGTCAAGCTATCGGACAGCCTGTGATCGTTCCCAACTACACGATTGACGCTGATTTCACAGTACAAAATCCAAATTCACGAACTCTTCTTGAGCTCAATCTGAATGGACCTGTTTACATTTCAGAAATCACAGCTCGTGTGTTGGATGTCGGCGGTGGTCATGGGGGCGGCGGCGGATGGCCTGGTGGTGGGCACGGTGGACCGCTTGAGCTAAGCGAGTTTGTTGGGCAAAACTTTCGAGGACAAGACTTCTTGAATCTCGATGCAGTTCTTGGACTCTCGCAATATCAAGGCATGACAATATCGAAAGTGATTATCCGAGGATCGTCGCGTGCTGGTCGAGGCACGGCGGAATTGATGATCAATGGTTTTGGCCAGCGCTCGATGGTGACCCTCGGTACCGGCCTTCGTGAACACTCTCTCCGTGTTCCCGGACGATCGCGCATCGGCATAGAAATCAACTCACTCGATCTTGAAATGAATGGAAACATATTCATCGAGTCCGTGACAGTTGAACTCGAATAGGTTTTTGGGGTGCAGGTCGGAATTAGTCGGCGCGACACCGTGAATGGATGGACTTAAAGAGTTGAAAGCCCCCCACGACGTGGGATCTTTAAGAATTGGCGCGGTGTTTTTTAAGCGATCGGGATGGACGATCTGCACCTCTTTTGTATAGATGTCTCTATAAATGTCGTCGACAGTATTTTCTGAAAATGATTTTCTAAGTTTAGGGCTCCTGGCATCTGCAGAGGACAAAAAGTTCCTTGGGAGCACCTCCTTGCTCGGCTCCGATTTCATCCTCAATGAATGGCATCAGTTGGTGCCCTGGGTTTCACCTGTGGTTCCTCGGGGTGCTTTCGAAGTTTTTGATTTCACTTCGGGCTATGCTGCGGAAAGAAAGCTAAAGTTTGATTTTGGCTTGGGCCGTTATGACGAAGACCGCGTTGGAATGTACAATGCAGATTTTTTTAATGGCAAAGATCCCGTCGCAAGGCGAACCATTCACATGGGACTTGATCTGGGTGCCCCAGCGGGGACACCGGTGTTTTCACCAGTCGCTGCTAAGCTTTGGGGTGTGAACTTTTTAGAACGAGAAGGTGACTATGGTGGGACGATCATTTTAGAGTGTCAGCCGCCCGATCAGCTTCGTTGTCCGACGCTCTACATGCTGTTTGGGCACTTGGCGAAAGACAGTCTTCGTCACATTCAGACATTCGCAGAAATTCAGTGCGGTGATTTAGTCGGGTGGCTAGGGGAACCAAGTGAAAATGGAGGATGGAATCCCCATTTACATTGGCAGCTAAGTTGGTCTCGCCCATTGAAAATCGATTTGCCAGGTGCGGTATCTGCGCTTTATCGCGACAAGGCAAAGAGCGTGTTTCCAGATCCGACCGCGTCTTTAAGTAGAGCGATTGGTGGCTGGCGAGGTCTGTAACCAGGCCTACGTCCTAGTGGCGCGCCTCGCGAAGAATATAACCCGCGCCGTAAACTGTCGCGAGGATATGGCTGAAACCCGCCAGTTTTTTTCGAAGGTAGACCATGTGGGTGTCAATCGTCCGGTTTGAAACAACTGCATCTTTCCAAACGCCTTCCAAGATCTGTTGGCGAGAAACGACTCGGTCTTTGTTGAGGACAAAAAATCTTAGCAGATTAAATTCTAACACCGAAAGCGGAACAGTTTTGTGTTCGACTGTTGCTTCCAGGCGGGCCGCGTTTAAAGTCAAATTTCCGCAAACCATAATGTCCGGCTCGTCGACTTGTTCTTCTAAGCGACGAATTTTTGCGACAACTCGCGCGACAAGTTCGCGGGGGCGTGCGCCTTTAATGACGTAGTCATCAGCTCCGAAATCAAAAGCTTGAGTCACATTTTCGATGTCGTCTGCCCCGGTGTAGATCAGAATTGGGATATGTTTTGTTTCCGGTCTTGCGCGAAGAACTCGGCAGAGATCATGTCCACTTTGTTTTTCTAAACCAAGATCAAGAATAATCAAATCGGGTTTGCCGGTATCGGCAAGTTGTAGCCCGGTTGAAGCGTCACCTGCTTTTAGTATCTGAAAACGGAACGACAAAAGCTCTTCGATGAAATCTAGGATCCCTGGATCGTCATCAATCACAAGAATTCGTTTGTGCGGAATTTTCAAAGCAGTTGTTTCCATAGTTCCATTCACACAATCTAACTGAGGTGCCGTATCTGTTAATATCTGTTAAAATTCGATGCTCAACAAGTTACGCAACTATTTAACGAGGCTTTAGGACTCTTAATATTTCGCGGATTCAGGTCCGTTTAAGCTAAGTATCTCTGAAGCTCTGCTATTAAACCCGAAGATCTTACAAGTCGACCCTGTTTGAGATTCAACGCGGTCCTCCGCTTGCGCCTGCCTATTAAGGGTCTAGAAGTGGTCGAGCAAGTGGTTGCGGTCAGCCCGATCACAAGTCTATTCAGCGGTTTACGGTATATTCGGTCCAGGCGTTTTTGAACGTTCATGTACCGAAATCAGCCGTGTTGCCAATACTGGCCCAAGATGTGTAACCCCATGGCATCGATCTATTTGAA contains:
- a CDS encoding peptidoglycan DD-metalloendopeptidase family protein; translation: MSSTVFSENDFLSLGLLASAEDKKFLGSTSLLGSDFILNEWHQLVPWVSPVVPRGAFEVFDFTSGYAAERKLKFDFGLGRYDEDRVGMYNADFFNGKDPVARRTIHMGLDLGAPAGTPVFSPVAAKLWGVNFLEREGDYGGTIILECQPPDQLRCPTLYMLFGHLAKDSLRHIQTFAEIQCGDLVGWLGEPSENGGWNPHLHWQLSWSRPLKIDLPGAVSALYRDKAKSVFPDPTASLSRAIGGWRGL
- a CDS encoding response regulator transcription factor, producing METTALKIPHKRILVIDDDPGILDFIEELLSFRFQILKAGDASTGLQLADTGKPDLIILDLGLEKQSGHDLCRVLRARPETKHIPILIYTGADDIENVTQAFDFGADDYVIKGARPRELVARVVAKIRRLEEQVDEPDIMVCGNLTLNAARLEATVEHKTVPLSVLEFNLLRFFVLNKDRVVSRQQILEGVWKDAVVSNRTIDTHMVYLRKKLAGFSHILATVYGAGYILREARH